Proteins encoded by one window of Cannabis sativa cultivar Pink pepper isolate KNU-18-1 chromosome 4, ASM2916894v1, whole genome shotgun sequence:
- the LOC133036706 gene encoding uncharacterized protein LOC133036706 gives MLSPQGRGAREDDLFTEEKMALIPNSLKWMIHEFLRLKDKLDIITIPVPRGFIAPRTQITLSGEDLQQVATCDYIGNQGMLFGMMHIWESINGLRKIFKFYDPQLLTVHGINDEEQSQSFDDAARRLANWLSLMNNNHQMFFIPWNIGMHWTLVVVTPRKIIHLNPISGRPIPEVIEQMIGR, from the exons atgctttctccacaaggacgtggtgcacgggaagatgacttgttcacggaagagaagatggcgttgatccctaattcgctaaaatggatgattcatgaattcctaaggctcaaagataaacttgatataatcacaattcctgtcccccgaggattcattgcaccgcgtacccagatcacgttatctggagaggatttgcagcaggttgctacgtgtgactacatcggcaaccagggaatgctgtttggaatgat gcacatatgggagagcatcaacggtctgagaaaaattttcaagttttatgaCCCACAGCTTCTCACAGTGCATGGGATCAACGATGAAGAacagagtcagtcttttgacgatgcggcaagacgattggctaattggttatcattaatgaacaacaaccaccaaatgttctttattccttggaatatcgg gatgcattggacgctagtggtggttacgccaaggaaaattatccatttaaaccctataagtggccgcccaattcccgaagtaatagaacaaatgatcggaaggtaa